In a genomic window of Brassica rapa cultivar Chiifu-401-42 chromosome A10, CAAS_Brap_v3.01, whole genome shotgun sequence:
- the LOC103846381 gene encoding zinc finger protein CONSTANS — protein MFKQESNNIGSEENNTGPRACDTCGSTICTVYCHADSAYLCNSCDAQVHSANRVASRHKRVRVCESCERAPAAFMCEADDVSLCTACDLEVHSANPLARRHQRVPVVPITGNSCSSLATANHTTVTEPEKRVVLVQEDAKETASWLFPKNSDNHNNNNQNNELLFSDDYLDLADYNSSMDYKFTGQYNQPTQHKQDCTVPEKNYGGDRVVPLQLEETRGNLHHKQHNITYGSSGSHYNNNGSINHNAYNPSMETDFVPEQTAPDKTVSHPKTHKGKIEKLPEPLIQILSPMDREARVLRYREKKKRRKFEKTIRYASRKAYAERRPRINGRFAKISETEVEDQEYNTMLMYYDTGYGIVPSFYGQK, from the exons ATGTTCAAACAAGAGAGTAACAACATTGGTAGTGAAGAGAACAACACCGGGCCGCGAGCTTGTGACACATGCGGGTCAACCATCTGCACCGTGTACTGCCATGCTGACTCCGCCTACTTATGCAATAGCTGCGATGCTCAAGTCCACTCTGCCAATCGCGTTGCTTCCCGCCATAAAAGGGTCAGAGTGTGCGAGTCATGTGAGCGTGCCCCTGCTGCTTTTATGTGTGAGGCAGATGATGTGTCTCTATGCACAGCCTGTGATTTAGAGGTTCACTCCGCAAACCCTCTTGCTAGACGCCATCAGCGAGTTCCAGTTGTGCCGATAACTGGAAACTCTTGCAGCTCCTTGGCCACCGCTAACCACACAACAGTGACCGAGCCAGAGAAGAGAGTGGTGTTAGTTCAAGAGGATGCCAAAGAGACGGCTTCATGGTTGTTCCCTAAAAACAGTGAcaatcacaacaacaacaaccagaaCAATGAGTTGTTGTTTAGTGATGACTATCTAGACCTTGCTGATTACAACTCGAGTATGGACTACAAGTTCACTGGTCAATACAATCAACCTACTCAACATAAACAAGACTGCACCGTACCAGAGAAAAACTACGGTGGAGATAGAGTTGTTCCACTCCAACTTGAAGAAACAAGAGGAAACTTGCACCACAAGCAACATAATATCACGTATGGCTCCTCAGGAAGTCACTACAACAACAATGGTTCCATAAACCATAAC GCATACAATCCATCAATGGAAACTGACTTTGTTCCGGAGCAGACAGCACCTGACAAAACAGTTTCACATCCAAAAACGCACAAAGGGAAGATAGAGAAACTACCTGAACCTCTAATTCAGATTCTCAGTCCAATGGACAGAGAAGCTAGAGTCCTGAGAtacagagagaagaagaagagaagaaagtttGAGAAGACAATAAGGTATGCTTCAAGGAAGGCATATGCAGAGAGAAGACCGAGGATCAATGGACGGTTTGCAAAGATTAGTGAAACCGAAGTAGAGGACCAAGAGTACAACACAATGCTAATGTACTATGACACAGGATATGGCATTGTTCCTTCATTCTATGGCCAAAAATAA